A single Streptomyces sp. Edi2 DNA region contains:
- the nadD gene encoding nicotinate-nucleotide adenylyltransferase — protein sequence MGEHTGPVKRRLGVMGGTFDPIHHGHLVAASEVASQFHLDEVIFVPTGQPWQKSHKKVSPAEDRYLMTVIATASNPQFSVSRIDIDRGGKTYTIDTLRDLRTEHRDADLFFITGADALSQILTWHDAAELVSLAHFIGVTRPGHVLADPGLPAGAVSLVEVPALSISSTDCRTRVAQGDPVWYLVPDGVVRYIDKKQLYRNDR from the coding sequence ATGGGAGAGCACACAGGGCCCGTGAAGCGGCGACTCGGAGTGATGGGCGGCACGTTCGACCCGATCCATCACGGACACCTGGTCGCCGCCAGCGAGGTGGCCAGCCAGTTCCACCTCGACGAGGTCATCTTCGTGCCGACGGGACAGCCGTGGCAGAAGAGCCACAAGAAGGTGTCCCCGGCCGAGGACCGGTATCTGATGACGGTCATCGCGACCGCGTCGAATCCGCAGTTCTCCGTCAGCCGCATCGACATCGACCGCGGCGGCAAGACGTACACCATAGACACGCTGCGTGACCTGCGGACCGAGCACCGTGACGCGGATCTGTTCTTCATCACCGGCGCCGATGCGCTCAGCCAGATCCTGACCTGGCACGATGCCGCGGAACTGGTGTCGCTCGCCCACTTCATCGGGGTGACCAGGCCCGGCCATGTCCTCGCGGACCCCGGGCTGCCCGCGGGGGCGGTGTCCCTGGTCGAGGTGCCGGCGCTGTCCATCTCCTCGACCGACTGCCGGACGCGCGTCGCCCAGGGGGATCCGGTCTGGTACCTGGTGCCGGACGGTGTGGTGCGCTACATCGACAAAAAACAGCTGTACCGCAACGACCGCTGA